In Mastacembelus armatus chromosome 5, fMasArm1.2, whole genome shotgun sequence, a single genomic region encodes these proteins:
- the LOC113130202 gene encoding LOW QUALITY PROTEIN: nuclear receptor coactivator 3-like (The sequence of the model RefSeq protein was modified relative to this genomic sequence to represent the inferred CDS: inserted 2 bases in 1 codon) yields the protein MSGVGDNSLEPLCSDRKRKLSTCDTPSLGCDKRRREQESKYIEELAELISANLSNIDSFNVKPDKCAILKETVRQIRQIKEQGKSSCSDDDVQKADVSSTGQGVIDKDHLGPLLLQALDGFLFVVNREGSIVFVSDNVTQYLQYKQEELINTSVYNIIHDEDKEEFHKNLRKSSAPNGASWGGEALRQKSHTFNCRMLVNFVHGQRHGLPEERPGGXGQRYETMQCFALTQPRAMMEEGEDLQSCMICVARRITAVERTERFSTRHELSGKLIEIEQQNSLHTTMRPGWEDLVRRCMQMFIHRSEGQPWSCKRHYQDAFHNGHAETPLYRFSLSDGTPVTAQTRSDLCRNSNTNEPHFFLSTHLLQREQNGYRGNQGAGMRPQNIGVNNPNQQMNMGMNRGFNMAEQGNMPQRGVPPYGGGNRMNPMNQMNQINPMHQMNQMNSMHQMNNMGQMNQMNHMASMHSMNSPMNTLNQVGPMNQMGHHGMHQQQHQHQQMGQFHGGGGGPGGGGYGMGMTSPTQASPGINGPPHNVMGSPRVRRSPKTSASPFSPGGLNSPMSSSHTGNSGPGGTTFSSSSLNALQAISEGVGNPLPSPLTSPPPHKPDSSPSINSTNQAAGGPCKSGLPAYSDSKSPGSSLGAGGEQQPQQHPHTPTSEGPPEKPDSQASRDVCAAGGESNRRVPDSRCHKKLLQLLTSPTDELVPPNHTPSSGPGSTPEAKDGTGGITSPSSSTGVSSSTGGSHSTVSSSGGTAHLSNQSLQEKHKILHKLLQNGNTPDEVARITAEATGKSSLDSGAPEAGPAAPGRGSELKQEQHSPKKEKPNALLHYLLNKDDSKEGGDIKELEGRGTHGHGLNSSDLHCMDGKVNLESSDDDKKETLESILSGPRNNSSFYSEADSRAGKEVANKQGSIPDGLHDGERGPMPPGQRGAYQRALSVDAKPMASEGAVGAGLTVRRNVPSVVPKHESMDVPIRPGAVPNGFPGSMGVCPPRGIPTRGMGRGMGMPQRPPMAGPGEWGMPRSGGSPAAGQGHPGMGRPGSMGGPMINRSNSVPGTTRSMLQQPLMDMGPSEASMSMSPFGGHGPPPQSPSWPDSAMAIDRPQSNTNREQFTHPLDELLGPLANNDNPSDERALLDQLDSLLNTADVMALQEIDRALGIPEIVGQTQGPEGHHQGQNQGQAQCPSSEPFTGPDSSIGIDQKPIYGQGYPGPPSMTMQPGYGGNNLKGQSPGGFNPMMNQMGQTGGFPSMGAMGNPRANMMRPRMVPTKPLRLQLQQRLQGQQFMNQARQTMKMENAPGANPAMRPGMQPGMQPTGMNTQTGFLNAQMMAQRSREIMTMQMRRQRMMMLMQQQQQQQQQQQQQQQQGQGAAGGFSPPPNVTAPGGMDSPMGGPGMNQPGQQGFSYGGNYGVNQQGDPSFMASGSSPPGNMVQGRIGGPPQNTMMPGMQGNPQGGPMYPSGDMKGWPQGGMPHNNSYPQQQFPQQGNQGQFGPMMMNNSMGGPGPVSGAGAGQMPGPMPGPMPGPMPGPMPGPMPGPMPGPMPGPMPGQMPGPMPGPMPGPMPGPMPGQMPGPMPGPMPGQMPGPMPGPMPGQMPGQMPGQMPGQMPGQMPGQMPGQMPGQMPGQMPGQMPGQMPGQMPGQMPGQMPGQMPGQMGMNSMGMGRMPMGPDQKYC from the exons ATGAGTGGCGTAGGAGACAACTCATTGGAGCCCCTGTGCTCCGACCGCAAACGTAAACTGTCCACATGTGACACACCAAGTTTAGG GTGTGACAAGCGTCGAAGGGAACAGGAGAGCAAGTACATTGAGGAGCTGGCTGAGCTCATCTCTGCCAACCTCTCCAACATCGACAGCTTCAATGTCAAGCCTGACAAATGTGCCATCCTCAAGGAGACTGTGAGACAGATCAGACAAATCAAAGAGCAAG GAAAGAGCTCTTGTAGTGATGATGATGTCCAGAAGGCGGATGTATCCTCCACTGGTCAAGGGGTCATTGACAAGGACCATCTGGGACCACTTCTCCTACAG GCTTTGGATGGCTTTCTGTTTGTGGTGAACCGGGAGGGCagcattgtttttgtgtctgacaATGTGACCCAGTACCTGCAGTACAAGCAGGAGGAACTCATCAACACCAGTGTGTACAACATCATCCATGATGAGGACAAAGAGGAGTTTCACAAGAATCTGCGTAAGTCCAGTG CACCAAATGGGGCATCATGGGGTGGAGAAGCTCTCCGGCAGAAGAGCCACACCTTTAACTGTCGTATGCTGGTAAACTTTGTTCATGGTCAGAGACATGGATTGCCAGAAGAGAGGCCTGGGGG GGGGCAACGCTATGAGACCATGCAGTGTTTTGCCCTCACTCAGCCCCGGGCTATgatggaggagggagaag ATTTGCAGTCATGTATGATCTGTGTGGCGCGACGGATCACTGCAgtagagaggacagagaggttTAGTACCCGCCATGAACTGTCTG GTAAACTGATTGAAATTGAACAGCAGAACTCTCTTCACACCACTATGCGTCCAGGCTGGGAGGACCTGGTGCGGCGTTGCATGCAGATGTTCATACATCGTAGTGAGGGACAACCCTGGTCCTGCAAACGCCACTATCAAGATG CTTTCCATAATGGCCATGCAGAAACCCCACTCTACCGATTTTCCCTCTCTGATGGCACCCCGGTCACAGCCCAGACACGGAGTGACCTCTGCAGGAATTCCAACACCAATGAGCCGCACTTTTTTCTATCCACACACTTATTACAGAG GGAGCAGAATGGTTATCGTGGGAACCAGGGAGCAGGCATGAGGCCTCAGAACATAGGCGTGAACAATCCCAACCAACAGATGAACATGGGCATGAACAGGGGCTTCAACATGGCTGAACAGGGCAACATGCCACAAAGGGGAGTGCCTCCGTATGGTGGGGGAAACCGCATGAATCCCATGAACCAGATGAATCAAATAAATCCCATGCATCAGATGAATCAAATGAATTCCATGCATCAGATGAATAACATGGGTCAAATGAATCAGATGAATCACATGGCTTCCATGCATTCAATGAACTCCCCCATGAACACATTGAACCAAGTGGGGCCCATGAATCAGATGGGCCACCATGGCatgcatcagcagcagcaccaacatCAGCAGATGGGTCAGTTCcatggaggtggaggtggaccTGGTGGGGGAGGTTATGGAATGGGAATGACCAGTCCCACCCAGGCCAGTCCAGGGATTAATGGCCCCCCACACAATGTCATGGGTTCACCCAGAGTCCGACGAAGTCCAAAGACAAGTGCTAGCCCCTTTTCTCCTGGAG GTTTGAACTCTCCCATGAGCTCCAGTCATACTGGTAACTCTGGTCCTGGAGGTACCACCTTCTCCAGCAGCTCCTTGAATGCCCTACAAGCCATTAGTGAGGGAGTGGGAAATCCATTGCCTTCGCCACTCACGTCCCCTCCCCCTCACAAGCCTGACAGCTCTCCAAGTATCAATTCCACCAACCAGGCTGCAGGGGGACCCTGTAAATCAGGCCTCCCAGCCTACTCTGACTCTAAGAGCCCAGGCAGCTCACTGGGGGCCGGAGGagagcagcagcctcagcagcacCCGCACACCCCCACCAGTGAGGGCCCTCCAGAAAAACCAGACAGCCAGGCCAGTCGAGATGTGTGCGCAGCTGGGGGAGAATCCAACAGACGTGTCCCTGACAGTAGGTGTCACAAGAAGCTTTTGCAGCTCCTCACCTCACCTACAGATGAGCTGGTGCCACCTAATCACACCCCAAGCTCTGGACCTGGTTCCACACCTGAGGCTAAAGATGGAACTGGGGGCATCACCAGCCCCTCCTCCTCAACAGGAGTGTCTTCCTCTACAGGCGGGAGTCACAGCACCGTGTCCTCCTCTGGTGGCACAGCACATTTATCAAATCAGTCATTGCAGGAGAAGCACAAGATCCTCCACAAGCTTTTGCAGAATGGAAACACTCCTGATGAAGTGGCTCGCATCACAGCCGAGGCCACTGGGAAGAGCAGCTTGGATTCAGGGGCACCAGAGGCTGGGCCTGCAGCTCCTGGTAGGGGATCCGAATTGAAGCAGGAGCAGCACAGCCCTAAGAAGGAGAAGCCCAACGCCCTCCTTCACTACCTTCTCAATAAGGATGACTCTAAAGAAGGTGGTGATATCAAGGAGCTGGAGGGAAGAGGAACTCATGGGCATGGGCTCAACAGCTCTGACCTCCACTGCATGGATGGGAAGGTCAATTTGGAATCATCTGACGATGATAAG AAAGAGACCCTGGAGTCAATTCTCTCTGGCCCAAGGAACAACTCTAGTTTCTACTCTGAAGCAGACTCCAGAGCAGGGAAGGAAGTAGCAAACAAACAAGGAAGCATTCCTGATGGTTTGCACG atgGGGAGAGGGGCCCCATGCCTCCAGGTCAGCGTGGTGCCTATCAAAGAGCCTTGTCTGTGGATGCCAAGCCTATGGCCAGTGAAGGGGCAGTAGGAGCTGGCCTGACTGTGAGAAGGAATGTCCCATCAGTAGTCCCCAAACACGAGAGCATGGATGTTCCCATCCGACCTGGGGCTGTGCCCAATGGCTTTCCTGGAAGCATGGGTGTATGTCCACCAAGGGGCATTCCAACAA GAGGTATGGGCAGAGGCATGGGAATGCCCCAGCGCCCTCCCATGGCAGGGCCAGGGGAGTGGGGGATGCCGAGGTCTGGTGGTAGTCCGGCGGCAGGACAAGGACATCCGGGCATGGGTCGCCCTGGCTCAATGGGAGGACCCATGATTAACCGTTCTAACAGTGTACCTGGAACCACCAGGTCTATGCTGCAGCAGCCACTCATGGATATGG GTCCAAGTGAAGCCAGTATGAGTATGAGCCCATTTGGTGGACATGGGCCCCCACCTCAGTCCCCCTCTTGGCCAGACTCTGCCATGGCAATAGACAGACCACAGAGTAACACAAACAG gGAGCAGTTTACACACCCTCTGGATGAGCTACTAGGGCCCCTGGCCAACAATGACAACCCAAGCGATGAACGGGCGCTTCTGGACCAGCTGGACTCTCTGCTCAACACCGCTGATGTCATGGCCTTGCAGGAAATTGACAGAGCACTAGGCATCCCTGAAATAGTTGGCCAG ACTCAGGGGCCTGAAGGTCACCATCAGGGCCAGAATCAAGGCCAGGCACAGTGCCCATCATCAGAGCCTTTCACAGGGCCGGACTCCTCCATAGGTATAGACCAAAAACCCATCTATGGCCAGGGCTACCCAGGGCCACCCTCAATGACCATGCAGCCTGGTTATGGTGGCAACAATTTGAAAGGCCAGTCTCCTGGAGGTTTCAACCCTATGATGAATCAGATGGGTCAAACAGGGGGCTTCCCGAGCATGGGGGCCATGGGCAACCCCCGTGCAAACATGATGAGACCTCGCATGGTCCCCACTAAGCCTCTGCGACTGCAGTTACAGCAGAGACTGCAAGGACAGCAG TTTATGAATCAAGCGCGACAAACCATGAAGATGGAAAATGCCCCCGGAGCTAACCCTGCCATGCGTCCAGGCATGCAGCCTGGCATGCAGCCTACAGGCATGAATACTCAG ACTGGTTTCCTAAACGCCCAGATGATGGCTCAGCGCAGCAGGGAGATAATGACCATGCAGATGAGGAGGCAGCGCATGATGATgctgatgcaacagcagcagcagcagcagcagcagcagcagcagcagcagcagcaggggcaAGGGGCAGCAGGAGGCTTCAGTCCTCCCCCTAATGTCACTGCACCCGGAGGCATGGACAGCCCAATGGGAGGCCCTGGCATGAACCAACCTGGACAACAGGGCTTCAGTTATGGAGGTAACTATG GTGTGAACCAGCAGGGGGACCCATCGTTCATGGCTTCAGGTAGCAGCCCACCAGGAAACATGGTGCAAGGACGAATTGGGGGGCCTCCTCAAAACACCATGATGCCAGGGATGCAGGGAAATCCTCAGGGAGGCCCCATGTATCCATCTGGAGACATGAAGGGCTGGCCACAAGGTGGCATGCCACACAACAA CTCATACCCCCAGCAACAGTTTCCCCAGCAGGGCAACCAGGGCCAGTTTGGACCTATGATGATGAACAACTCCATGGGTGGACCTGGGCCAGTTAGTGGGGCTGGTGCAGGACAGATGCCTGGCCCGATGCCTGGCCCGATGCCTGGCCCGATGCCTGGCCCGATGCCTGGCCCGATGCCTGGCCCGATGCCTGGCCCGATGCCTGGCCCTATGCCTGGCCAGATGCCTGGCCCTATGCCTGGCCCTATGCCTGGCCCTATGCCTGGCCCTATGCCTGGCCAGATGCCGGGCCCGATGCCGGGCCCGATGCCGGGCCAGATGCCGGGCCCGATGCCGGGCCCGATGCCTGGTCAGATGCCTGGTCAGATGCCTGGTCAGATGCCTGGTCAGATGCCTGGTCAGATGCCGGGCCAGATGCCTGGTCAGATGCCGGGCCAGATGCCTGGTCAGATGCCGGGCCAGATGCCTGGTCAGATGCCGGGCCAGATGCCTGGTCAGATGCCGGGCCAGATGCCTGGTCAGATGCCGGGCCAGATGGGCATGAACTCCATGGGAATGGGTAGAATGCCAATGGGACCTGATCAG AAGTACTGTTAA